The window AGTTGGAAATGAAGGCGTAGCGTCTGCCTTCATCAAGCAGTCTGTCGAGTAGTCCGGAAAGGGCGAGAGCGGAATACAGGTCGCCATGGCCGGGAGGATTCCACTCGTGGCCTCGGTTCTCAGGGTATTCTGCGGGCCGCAGGGTGGCGCGGTTCACCTTGGGGAATTTGTGCTGCATGAAGCAGTTGGGGATCACATGCTCCGCATCAAGATTGCGCAGAGCCTCGGCGGTATCTGCGTCCGTACTGAAGCTGTTCATGAGCGCGAGCGGGACGTCCGTTTCGCAGGCATCCCTCAGGGCAAGCGTCTGGCGGACGATGATTTCCAGAAATGACCGGCCGCTGCGTACAGGAATGAGAGATTTTGCATAGGTCATGCCCATGCTGGTGCCAAGGCCGCCGTTCAGTTTGATGACAACGGCACGGGCAGCTTCCTCCATGCCCCTGTCGGCATAGCGTTCAAGCGCAGTGATGCTTGGCAGGTCTTCCGCGCCAATGGGATTGATTTCCGAATCGGGGATCAGCCCTGTGTGATTGTTGACGATTTCGTCGTAGTAGGCCGCAAAGAGCGCTATGAGTTGGTGCGGCAATCCGTGCTCGGTCATTTTTTGTGCAAACAGCGCGAACGGATTATCGTCTTTCCCCTGAACCAAGGCTGCCTCCGTGTGGGAGTAGCGCGTGTGCATGTGGGGATTGGGCCGGTTGTGCGTTCCTGTAACGCTTTGGCTCATAGTGCTCTCCATGTATGAGAGTTGCATGTTAATGCACATTACCGGAGTAATGTGACGAACAAGCTGCGTTTCCACGACGTCTTGCTGCCCGGAATGATGTGCAAAAACCGTTCCCTGCAGGGGGGAGCAGAAGGAACGGATGGGGCTGGCTCGTTGGCCTTCTCGGCAAGGATTAATTCAATACCACGTCTGAGATTGCATGGATGTTATATTTCCGTTCTGCCCATGAAAAAAGAAGGCGGCCTTAGGGCCGCCTTCAAAATGATCAGCAGGCGGAACCGGTTACAGGATTCCATGCAGACAACCGCCCTTGGCGGCAAGTCTGTCCACTTTTTCCGTAATGGCCGGATCTTCCTCCAAGGCCGGAGCGTGGAATGATTTGAGGCGGGCGTCAATGATGACAGGGCCTCTGCAGCCCCAGTGCTTGCAGTGGGTAAAAGCGCCGGCACCGTACATGTCGGTGGCCGGGTCTGAACGGGTGAACGTGACCCACAGGAAATTGTCCCAATCCTTGGCCGTGAAATCGGCGTCGTCCGCCACAACGAAGAGGGGCAGGGGCGAGAGATCCGCAGACTGGTTCTGCAGATGCTCGGCCAGTTGGAACATGGCATCTTCGTGCTCGTCGCGAGCCGCAGTATGCTTGGGCCCTTGCAGAACGATGACACCGGGGGCGAAGACGCGGGGGGCGCTGAAGCCGTCCGGCAGCGTAAAGCCTGAAGGCAGGCTGTTCCCCAGTGAGCGTTTTTTGGGGCCGCAGGCTGCCCAGATGAGCTTGGAGCCCTGGTTCAGACTGATGCCTGTGTAATCGAGCGTGTCTATGGTCGTACGCGTGATGAAGTGCAGATCCCGTTCAAAGTCCGTACGCTCCAGCATGTGCGTCAGGAATTCCCTGAAATTGTGGGTATGCAGCGAGGGATTATCCTCGTGGGCAGCGATGATCACATACTTGGACAGGGAGGTCTGAGTATTGCCGAGCAGGGAAAGCCCGCAGGTTATCAGCTCCTGCGGCTGACGTTCCTGTGCGTAGGGAACATAGCGTTCGCTGCCGATGGCGAGCAGCAGGGGGTGCACGCCCGCCTGGTCCACTGCATGTACTTCCCGCACGCCGTTGAAGACGGTGGGTACGAGATCGGCGGTCAATTCATGGATGAATGTGCCGAAGACCGTGTCCTCCTGCGGGGGGCGGCCCACCGTGGTGAAGGGCCATACGGCATCGTTGCGGTTGTAGACCGCGTCCACGCGCATGAGGGGGAAGTCGTGGGCGAGGCTGTAGTATCCCAGATGGTCGCCGAACGGTCCTTCCGGCTTCTGCTCGCCCGGATGAACCGTGCCGCAGATGCAGAAGTCCGCTTCGGCGAGGATGGGAAGCTGGCCCTTGCGCTCAATCATGGGAATGCGGAATCCGGCCAGCGCGCCGCCGAACAGGATTTCGGCAATGCCTTCCGGCAGGGGCATGATGGCTGCAAGCGTCATGGAGGGCGGGCCGCCCACGAACACGTTTACCTTGAGCGGTTCGCCCCGGCGCAGGGCTTCTGCGTGATGGTAGCCGATGCCGCGATGAATCTGGTAATGCAGGCCCACTTCCTTGTCCGGTTCAAAATTGGGACCGGTCAGCTGTACACGGTACATGCCGATGTTGGATTTCATGAAGCCGGGGGAGTCCGGGCTTTCCGTGTACACCTGCGGCAGTGTCACGTAGCCGCCGCCGTCCATGGGCCAGGAATGCAGCTGAGGCAGCTTGGTCACAGAGGTGGTGTTGTCCAACACGGGGCCGGTTTTCACCTTCTTGGGCAAGGTGGACCAGAGGGCTCGCGGAACTCCGGCGTAATGCCACGGCTGCTTGAAAAAGTCGAACGGATTGACCTTGAGTTTGAACAGGCCTTCCAGCGCGCGCAGGGAGTCGCGGAATATCCAGCGGGTGCGTTCCAGTGTGCCGAATACGTTGCACACCATGGGAAAGGCCGTGCCCTTGACCCGGGTGAAGAGTATGGCCGGTGCTTCTGCGCGGTAGGCCCGACGCTGAATCTCGGCCACTTCAAGATATGGATCGACCTCTTCCGTCACTCTGACGAGCTGGCCAGTCCGTTCAAGGTCTGCCAGCAATTGCTGCATATTCTGATATCGCACGATGGGAATCCTTGTTTCTTTTCGTGTTCGGTAGGCCGCACGCAGGTGCGGCGAATGCGAAACGTGCTGTATTTTGCCTTGAAAGGCAAGCCAAGGAAAGCCCGTGAGGATATTTTTCTGACGGAGGGAAGGGGGTTAGGGCTTGAACATGTATCCCTGACCGCGCACCGTGTGCAGCACCTGCTTGTCTGTTCCTGCATGCAGGCGGGAACGCAGGCGGCAGGCCAGTACATCTACAAGATTGGGTCTGGGGCGCGCGGTGTAGTCGAAGAAGTTGTCCAGAATGAATTCCCTGCTGAGCACTTCTCCGGGAGAACGCATGAACGTTTCAAGCAGCAGGGTCTCTCTTGGGTGGGTACGCAGCGATCTGCCAGCTTTGAAGGTTGCCCCGGTTGAAGGCGCCAGCTGGATGTCACCGGCTTCAAGCACTTCGTTCGGCTGGCCGTTGATTATCCGTTTCGACCGTCGGATTCCCTGATGGATGGCGTTGATGCAGAATGGTTTGCGAACGCGGACTGCATGCGGTGGCGTGGGCGGCTCATGCGGCTCCACATGTTTGCTGTTCACCAATACAATAAGGGGAATGCCGGCCAGGGGGTCAGACTGGCGAAGCGTGTCAAGCATAGTGGATGCATGTACATAATCAAGGTCAAGCATGAACGCAGACTGTTGTTCCGGTTGAGAGGAAAGCATCTGCACTGTCAGTGCGTCTGGGGCGCTGATGACGGACAGTTGCTCGCCGGATTTTACGAGTCCGCGAGAAACAAACGATATGATCTCTTCTGATGAACATGCCAGATGGATATACATGTGTGTATGTGTATGCCGAGAAAATTGGTCTGACAACCTCGTTAGAAAAAAATTGGTATAAGGTTTAAAAAAAAGTAAAGGGAGGCCGAAGCCTCCCATTTTGTTTTGGATATGTGGACGTTATATTTGCGCGGTAATCTCCGGAAACACGAGGTAGAACATGATGTATGCCATGGTCAGCGTGAGCACCAGGTTGAAGGACTGACCGCACACGTACAGCACCAACGGCTTGCCTCCCTTGAAGTAGTGGGCCAGTTCACGGAAGTTGGTCGCAAGGCCGATGGCCGCAAACGAAAGGGCAAAGAACCACTCTCTGAAGAGGCGGGTGAACCCGCGCACCACACCGTGGTCGACCATGGTGTAGCCCATGTCGCTACCGAGGCTGCCGTCAATGAAGGAGAACAGAACTGATGCGGACAGGAAGCCAAGCACGAACTTGGGGAAGCGGTGCCAGATTTCCATCCAGCCCACTGACTTGCCGGCTTCACATTCCACACGCGTGCACCAGTATACGGCTACGCCGAATGCGGTAACACCGATCAGTACGTTCTGGATCATCTTGATGGTGGCAGCAACATAGAGGGCCTTTTCACCAAGGAAGGCGCCCGCAGCAGCCACGGCGCCGGTTGCGTCAATGGTACCGCCCATCCACGCGCCGCCAAGGATTTCCGGAATGCCTACCGCCTTGATGAAGGCCGGCATGGCGATCATCATGATGGCGGTGAAGACCAGCGAAAGCCCGATGGACAAGGTCAGTTCTTCCTTCTTGGCACGGCAGGCCGCTGCCGTTGCTATGGCCGCAGAGGTGCCGCATACGGACATGTCGGCGGAAATGACGATGTTCAGCGTCTTTGAAGGCATCTTCAGAATCTTCTGACCGAAGATGAAGGTGCATATGAGAACGATGGGGGTAACCACCCACGCCACGAATATGCCCGGTATGCCGATGGCCACGATCTTGTTGAAGAGCACTTCAGCACCGAGCAGAACGAGGCCGGTCTTGATGAAGTATTCAACTTCACAAGCCTTTTTCGCAAAGTCTGGGGTGCCTACCGTGTTGGCAATGAGCATGCCGATGATGACGCCCCAGGCTTCAGCACCAACTCCGTACTGTTTTGCCACGGACTGACCGCCCATCAGGTAGGCGAGGGTCGAAACGCCGAAAACGACCGCGAAGCCTTTCAGGAATCCTGCGGTATCCTTACCCATGAACTTGATGCCGATGCTGAAGAACAGGGCAAAGACCAGACAGAGCACCACAAGCGTGGGAATGCGGTTGTATGGCTTGCTGGAAACCTTTTTCTTGGCATCGCTTTCCTTTTTATGGGCGGCGCGCCAATCGGCTATTTGGGCTTTCGCCTCATCGTTCAGGGCAACGTCCTGAAAATTGGCGGCAACTGCGGCAGCTTCCGCTGTCTGAGCAAGGGCAAAGGCTTTTTCGGTCTTGGCCTTTGCTTCCTTATACTTGGGCTTTGCAGCGTCATTTTTGGCATCTGCCTGTTCCTGGGAAAGGATCAGGGCTTCCAGCGGATTGGATTTCCATGAACCAGGGGCCGCAGTCCAGTGTTTGAAGAACTTGCCAAGGGCGCCGTCTTCGGCCTTCAGTTTGCCCTTGGCGTCTTTGGCCTTGTGCCATGCGATGGTCTTGAAGGGGGCTTTGGCCGCCTCAGACTCCATGACGGCATTCTGCTGGGCGATCTTGTCCTGGAACTCTTGCGTGGGGGAAAAATTGAAATAGAGGAAGAAGGCGGTTGCAATGATGAAAAAACCGAGCCAGATGGCCCAGTAGTCTTCCTTGGTCCAGAGGTCCGATATGGAAGATTTGCCCTTGTCGACAACAATATTCGAATCCTGAGACATTTCAGTCTCCTCCCATGTTACACAACCTGTTGTCCGATGGGGTGAAACCCCCTCTCGTCGCAACGCGATCCACAAAATACGGTCACACAATGCCACTCGAACGGTTGCCCAACACAGTTAAGGGCTATGGGGTGTTGATCATAGGCCATTTCTCCTTTTTTCAGGTTCGTGCGGTCTTCAGGCGGTCATGTGCTGTCATTGCCATGTCCGTCTGTGTACCGTGTTCCGTGCCCGGCGTTTTCGTATGCGGGGCACTATGAGCCGTGGCCGTTTGCAATTCCTGTGCAGAACATGAATGTTGTCATAACATGTTGAATGCCAAGGGGGTTCATCCATGTCATGATAAAAAAAGGTGATAACACCCAATAGCACTGATAAAAGAAGTTTGCACTATAAATGCAAACAGATGTTGTCGTTGGGGGAGGAGGAGGAGGAGGAGGAGGAGGAGGAGGGAAGTAAAAAGCGCCGGAGCTGATGCTTCCGGCGCTTTAATGCTTCTAGAGCTTTTCGCGAACTGTTTCGAACCATTCGGCGAAGTGCGTCCTCGCCCGTTCCGCGTAGAGGGCCTTGCGGTCCTTTTTCTTGGCCCGCATGCCGAGTTCGGGCATCAGGCCGAACTGGACATTGGACGGCTGGAAGTTCTTCTGCTCCGTGCGCAGGTGATTGAGCAGGCCGCCGAGGCAGGTTACCGCAGGCGGAATTTCCACTTCCTGTCCTCTTGAGCGGGCAGCGAGAATGATGCCCAGCCACATGCCGCAGGCTGCGGATTCCACATAACCTTCCACGCCGGTGATCTGACCGGCAAGAAAGACGTTGGGCCGGCTCTTGAGAGACAGGTCGTTGTTCAGCGTTTTCGGTGCGTTTACATAAGTATTGCGGTGCACGCTGCCGTAGCGGACAAACTCTGCATTCTCCAGCCCCGGAATCATGCGGAAAATCCTGTCCTGCTCGCCGTACTTGAGTTTGGTCTGGCAACCGACGAGGTTGAACATGGACTTGTTCAGGTCTTCGGTGCGCAGTTGCACAATGGCGAAGGGGCGGGTGCCGGTTCTGGGGTCGGTGAAGCCGACCGGCTTGAATGGGCCGAAAGCGAGAGTCATTTCTCCGCGTTCTGCAAGAGCTTCGATGGGCATGCAGCCTTCGAAGTGGATTTCCTTTTCAAAATCCTTGGTGGGAGCCTTTTCTCCGGCCACCAGCGCGGCATGGAAGGCGAAATATTCGTCCCGCGTCATGGGGCAGTTCAGATAGTCCTTGTCCTCCGGCATGTAGCGGGAGCCCCAGAACGCCTTGGTCATGTCGATGGAGTCTGCGCTGACAATGGGCGCGATGGCATCATAGAAATACAGGTGGGTGCTGCCCACGGCCTGTGCGAGTGATGCGCTCAGGCCTTCGCTTGCAAGGGGGCCGGCAGCGACAACAACGGCATCAAAACCTGCCAGTTCCGGCGCGTCAAGGGAAGCAATCTCCTGACGGACAAGAGTGATATTGGGATCTTCTTCCATGGCGCGGGTGACATATGCGCTGAACTTTTCGCGATCAACGGCCAGCGCTTTGCCTGCGGGCACACGGGTTGCCTCGGCTGCCTCCATGACAAGGCTGCCAAGCTCACGCATCTCCTGCTTCAGCAGGCCCACACCGGATTCCAGCTGGTCGGAGCGGAGCGAGTTGGAGCAGACGAGTTCGGCCAGTCCTTCCATCTGGTGTGCGGGGGAATACCGGTGCGGTTTCATTTCAAAGAGGGTGACAGCCACCCCGGCACGCGACAGTTTGCGCGCGCATTCGCAACCGGCGAGACCGCCGCCTATGATGGCCACCTTGGTGAGGGAACGGGAAGTATCGGACACGTAAGCCTCCTGCATGGAATTGGGCTTTCTGGTAGACCATCGGGTCTGTGAAGGCAAGAGAATTGCTGTTCTGCGGGGGCGGAGCACGTCTTTGAGACGGGCTTCGGGATGGCCTTTGGAGAGGTTAGTTGACGCGGGGCTGGACTGATATCGGATTCTTGGCCGTTCCGTTGCGGGAGTCGGTCGGGAGGTAGGTGTCCATGAGTTTTGTGTGCAGCTCTTTGATTTTGCCTGAAGCCTTGAGCTCTGCCAGCCGGGAATTGAAGATATCCAGAAGTG is drawn from Desulfovibrio mangrovi and contains these coding sequences:
- a CDS encoding UbiD family decarboxylase gives rise to the protein MRYQNMQQLLADLERTGQLVRVTEEVDPYLEVAEIQRRAYRAEAPAILFTRVKGTAFPMVCNVFGTLERTRWIFRDSLRALEGLFKLKVNPFDFFKQPWHYAGVPRALWSTLPKKVKTGPVLDNTTSVTKLPQLHSWPMDGGGYVTLPQVYTESPDSPGFMKSNIGMYRVQLTGPNFEPDKEVGLHYQIHRGIGYHHAEALRRGEPLKVNVFVGGPPSMTLAAIMPLPEGIAEILFGGALAGFRIPMIERKGQLPILAEADFCICGTVHPGEQKPEGPFGDHLGYYSLAHDFPLMRVDAVYNRNDAVWPFTTVGRPPQEDTVFGTFIHELTADLVPTVFNGVREVHAVDQAGVHPLLLAIGSERYVPYAQERQPQELITCGLSLLGNTQTSLSKYVIIAAHEDNPSLHTHNFREFLTHMLERTDFERDLHFITRTTIDTLDYTGISLNQGSKLIWAACGPKKRSLGNSLPSGFTLPDGFSAPRVFAPGVIVLQGPKHTAARDEHEDAMFQLAEHLQNQSADLSPLPLFVVADDADFTAKDWDNFLWVTFTRSDPATDMYGAGAFTHCKHWGCRGPVIIDARLKSFHAPALEEDPAITEKVDRLAAKGGCLHGIL
- a CDS encoding winged helix-turn-helix domain-containing protein; this translates as MYIHLACSSEEIISFVSRGLVKSGEQLSVISAPDALTVQMLSSQPEQQSAFMLDLDYVHASTMLDTLRQSDPLAGIPLIVLVNSKHVEPHEPPTPPHAVRVRKPFCINAIHQGIRRSKRIINGQPNEVLEAGDIQLAPSTGATFKAGRSLRTHPRETLLLETFMRSPGEVLSREFILDNFFDYTARPRPNLVDVLACRLRSRLHAGTDKQVLHTVRGQGYMFKP
- a CDS encoding YeiH family protein; the encoded protein is MSQDSNIVVDKGKSSISDLWTKEDYWAIWLGFFIIATAFFLYFNFSPTQEFQDKIAQQNAVMESEAAKAPFKTIAWHKAKDAKGKLKAEDGALGKFFKHWTAAPGSWKSNPLEALILSQEQADAKNDAAKPKYKEAKAKTEKAFALAQTAEAAAVAANFQDVALNDEAKAQIADWRAAHKKESDAKKKVSSKPYNRIPTLVVLCLVFALFFSIGIKFMGKDTAGFLKGFAVVFGVSTLAYLMGGQSVAKQYGVGAEAWGVIIGMLIANTVGTPDFAKKACEVEYFIKTGLVLLGAEVLFNKIVAIGIPGIFVAWVVTPIVLICTFIFGQKILKMPSKTLNIVISADMSVCGTSAAIATAAACRAKKEELTLSIGLSLVFTAIMMIAMPAFIKAVGIPEILGGAWMGGTIDATGAVAAAGAFLGEKALYVAATIKMIQNVLIGVTAFGVAVYWCTRVECEAGKSVGWMEIWHRFPKFVLGFLSASVLFSFIDGSLGSDMGYTMVDHGVVRGFTRLFREWFFALSFAAIGLATNFRELAHYFKGGKPLVLYVCGQSFNLVLTLTMAYIMFYLVFPEITAQI
- the trmFO gene encoding methylenetetrahydrofolate--tRNA-(uracil(54)-C(5))-methyltransferase (FADH(2)-oxidizing) TrmFO, producing the protein MSDTSRSLTKVAIIGGGLAGCECARKLSRAGVAVTLFEMKPHRYSPAHQMEGLAELVCSNSLRSDQLESGVGLLKQEMRELGSLVMEAAEATRVPAGKALAVDREKFSAYVTRAMEEDPNITLVRQEIASLDAPELAGFDAVVVAAGPLASEGLSASLAQAVGSTHLYFYDAIAPIVSADSIDMTKAFWGSRYMPEDKDYLNCPMTRDEYFAFHAALVAGEKAPTKDFEKEIHFEGCMPIEALAERGEMTLAFGPFKPVGFTDPRTGTRPFAIVQLRTEDLNKSMFNLVGCQTKLKYGEQDRIFRMIPGLENAEFVRYGSVHRNTYVNAPKTLNNDLSLKSRPNVFLAGQITGVEGYVESAACGMWLGIILAARSRGQEVEIPPAVTCLGGLLNHLRTEQKNFQPSNVQFGLMPELGMRAKKKDRKALYAERARTHFAEWFETVREKL